Proteins found in one Pongo pygmaeus isolate AG05252 chromosome 8, NHGRI_mPonPyg2-v2.0_pri, whole genome shotgun sequence genomic segment:
- the PSD gene encoding PH and SEC7 domain-containing protein 1 isoform X1 — MAQGAMRFCSEGDCAISPPRCPRRWLPEGPVPQSPPASMYGSTGSLLRRVAGPGPRGRELGRVTAPCTPLRGPPSPRVAPSPWAPSSPTGQPPPGAQSSVVIFRFVEKASVRPLNGLPAPGGLSRSWDLGGVSPPRPTPALGPGSNRKLRLEASTSDPLPARGGSALPGSRNLVHGPPAPPQVGADGLYSSLPNGLGGPPERLATLFGGPADTGFLNQGDTWSSPREVSSHAQRIARAKWEFFYGSLDPPSSGAKPPEQAPPSPPGVGSRQGSGVAVGRAAKYSETDLDTVPLRCYRETDIDEVLAEREEADSAIESQPSSEGPPGTAHPPAPRPGPRPGPHPSLGSGNEDENEDEAGGEEDVDDEVFEASEGARPGSRMPLKSPVPFLPGTSPSADGPDSFSCVFEAILESHRAKGTSYTSLASLEALASPGPTQSPFFTFELPPQPPAPRPDPPAPAPLAPLEPDSGTSSAADGPWTQRGEEEEAEARAKLAPGREPPSPCHSEDSLGLGAAPLGSEPPLSQLVSDSDSELDSTERLALGSTDTLSNGQKADLEAAQRLAKRLYRLDGFRKADVARHLGKNNDFSKLVAGEYLKFFVFTGMTLDQALRVFLKELALMGETQERERVLAHFSQRYFQCNPEALSSEDGAHTLTCALMLLNTDLHGHNIGKRMTCGDFIGNLEGLNDGGDFPRELLKALYSSIKNEKLQWAIDEEELRRSLSELADPNPKVIKRISGGSGSGSSPFLDLTPEPGAAVYKHGALVRKVHADPDCRKTPRGKRGWKSFHGILKGMILYLQKEEYKPGKALSETELKNAISIHHALATRASDYSKRPHVFYLRTADWRVFLFQAPSLEQMQSWITRINVVAAMFSAPPFPAAVSSQKKFSRPLLPSAATRLSQEEQVRTHEAKLKAMASELREHRAAQLGKKGRGKEAEEQRQKEAYLEFEKSRYSTYAALLRVKLKAGSEELDAVEAALAQAGSTEDGLPPSHSSPSLQPKPSSQPRAQRHSSEPRPGAGSGRRKP; from the exons ATGGCCCAGGGTGCCATGCGCTTCTGCTCGGAAGGCGACTGTGCCATCTCCCCACCACGATGCCCACGCCGCTGGCTCCCCGAAGGCCCGGTGCCCCAGAGCCCCCCAGCCAGCATGTATGGCAGCACAGGCTCCTTGCTACGGCGAGTGGCAGGTCCAGGTCCTCGAGGCCGGGAACTGGGACGTGTGACAGCACCCTGTACACCTCTGCGTGGCCCCCCCTCACCCCGTGTTGCTCCCTCACCCTGGGCACCCTCTTCACCCACTGGGCAGCCCCCACCCGGGGCCCAGAGCTCCGTGGTCATCTTCCGCTTTGTGGAGAAGGCCAGTGTGAGGCCACTGAATGGGCTACCTGCTCCAGGAGGCTTGAGTCGGAGCTGGGATCTGGGTGGGGTTTCTCCTCCCAGGCCCACTCCAGCCCTTGGGCCTGGCTCCAACCGGAAGTTACGGCTGGAAGCATCCACATCAGACCCACTCCCCGCCAGAGGAGGCTCGGCCCTACCTGGCAGCCGGAACCTTGTACATGGGCCGCCAGCCCCACCCCAGGTTGGAGCAGATGGCCTTTACTCCTCTCTCCCCAATGGGCTGGGGGGCCCCCCTGAGCGCCTGGCCACACTCTTTGGAGGACCTGCTGACACTGGATTCCTGAACCAG GGGGATACCTGGTCCTCCCCCCGGGAAGTCTCCTCTCATGCCCAGAGAATCGCTAGAGCCAAATGGGAATTCTTCTATGGCTCCTTGGACCCCCCCAGCTCAG GTGCTAAGCCCCCAGAGCAGGCCCCCCCATCTCCACCTGGGGTGGGCTCAAGGCAGGGCTCTGGGGTAGCTGTGGGGCGAGCAGCCAAGTACTCTGAGACAGACCTGGACACGGTGCCCCTGAGGTGCTACCGCGAGACTGACATTGATGAGGTGCTGGCTGAACGGGAGGAGGCCGACTCGGCCATCGAAAGTCAGCCCAGCTCTGAGGGCCCACCAGGCACTGCCCACCCACCTGCCCCACGGCCCGGCCCACGCCCTGGCCCTCATCCCAGCCTCGGCAGTGGCAATGAGGATGAGAACGAGGATGAGGCAGGCGGGGAAGAAGATGTGGACGACGAGGTGTTTGAAGCCTCTGAAGGGGCCCG GCCAGGGAGCCGGATGCCTCTCAAGTCGCCTGTGCCCTTTCTACCTGGGACCAGCCCCTCGGCTGATGGGCCTGACTCTTTCAGTTGTGTGTTCGAAGCCATCCTGGAGTCACACCGGGCCAAAGGCACCTCCTATACCAGCCTCGCCTCGCTGGAGGCCTTGGCCTCACCTGGCCCAACCCAGAGCCCCTTCTTCACCTTTGAGCTGCCTCCCCAACCCCCTGCCCCCCGGCCCGACCCACCAGCTCCTGCCCCACTTGCCCCTCTTGAACCGGATTCTGGTACCAGCTCTGCTGCTGATGGTCcttggacacagagaggggaggaggaggaggcagaggccagagccaAGCTGGCCCCAGGGAGGGAGCCCCCTAGTCCCTGCCACTCAGAGGACAGCCTTGGGCTGGGGGCAGCACCCCTTGGCAG CGAACCACCCCTGAGCCAGCTGGTGTCTGACTCAGACTCAGAGCTGGACAGCACAGAGCGGCTGGCCCTGGGAAGCACAGACACCTTGTCCAATGGGCAGAAAGCGGACCTGGAGGCTGCGCAGCGCCTGGCCAAGAGGCTGTACCGACTAGATGGCTTCAGGAAGGCCGATGTGGCCCGGCACCTGGGCAAGAA CAACGACTTCAGCAAACTGGTGGCTGGGGAGTACCTCAAGTTCTTTGTCTTCACGGGCATGACTCTGGACCAAGCTCTCAG ggtGTTTCTGAAGGAGCTGGCCTTAATGGGTGAGACCCAGGAACGAGAGCGCGTGCTGGCCCACTTCTCCCAGCGATACTTCCAGTGCAATCCTGAAGCCCTGTCCTCAGAGG ACGGCGCCCACACGCTGACCTGTGCGCTCATGCTGCTCAACACGGATCTCCACGGCCAC AACATCGGGAAGCGCATGACCTGCGGGGACTTCATCGGGAACCTGGAGGGCCTCAATGATGGCGGCGACTTCCCTAGGGAGCTGCTCAAG GCCTTGTACAGCTCCATCAAGAATGAgaagctgcagtgggccat AGACGAGGAGGAGCTGAGACGCTCTCTGTCTGAGTTGGCCGACCCCAACCCCAAGGTCATCAAGCGGATCAGCGGGGGCAGTGGCAGTGGCTCCAGCCCTTTCCTGGACCTGACTCCCGAGCCCGGGGCTGCCGTCTACAAGCACGGGGCCCTGGTGCGAAAGGTGCACGCAGACCCTGACTGCAGGAAGA CACCTCGGGGCAAGCGGGGCTGGAAGAGCTTCCACGGGATCCTCAAGGGCATGATCCTCTACCTGCAGAAG GAGGAGTACAAGCCTGGGAAGGCCCTTTCAGAGACGGAGCTCAAGAATGCCATCAGCATCCACCATGCCCTGGCCACTCGTGCCAGTGACTACAGCAAGAGGCCCCACGTCTTCTACCTGCGCACAGCTGACTGGCGGGTCTTCCTCTTCCAGGCCCC GAGCCTGGAGCAGATGCAGTCCTGGATCACTCGCATCAATGTAGTAGCCGCTATGTTCTCTGCGCCCCCCTTCCCAGCTGCTGTTAGCTCCCAAAAGAAGTTCAGCCGCCCTCTCCTGCCCAGCGCTGCCACCCGCCTCTCCCAG GAGGAGCAGGTGCGGACCCACGAGGCCAAGCTGAAGGCCATGGCAAGTGAGCTGCGGGAGCACCGGGCCGCCCAGCTGGGCAAGAAGGGCCGCGGCAAGGAGGCTGAAGAGCAGCGGCAGAAGGAGGCCTACCTGGAGTTTGAG AAATCCCGCTACAGCACCTATGCAGCGCTGCTTCGGGTCAAGCtgaaggcaggcagtgaggagctGGATGCAGTGGAGGCAGCACTGGCCCAGGCCGGGAGCACGGAGGATGGACTCCCTCCTTCTCACTCCAGTCCCTCCCTGCAGCCCAAACCCTCTAGCCAGCCCCGGGCTCAGCGTCACAGCTCAGAGCCTCGGCCAGGGGCAGGCAGTGGGCGGCGGAAGCCCTGA
- the PSD gene encoding PH and SEC7 domain-containing protein 1 isoform X2, producing MAQGAMRFCSEGDCAISPPRCPRRWLPEGPVPQSPPASMYGSTGSLLRRVAGPGPRGRELGRVTAPCTPLRGPPSPRVAPSPWAPSSPTGQPPPGAQSSVVIFRFVEKASVRPLNGLPAPGGLSRSWDLGGVSPPRPTPALGPGSNRKLRLEASTSDPLPARGGSALPGSRNLVHGPPAPPQVGADGLYSSLPNGLGGPPERLATLFGGPADTGFLNQGDTWSSPREVSSHAQRIARAKWEFFYGSLDPPSSGAKPPEQAPPSPPGVGSRQGSGVAVGRAAKYSETDLDTVPLRCYRETDIDEVLAEREEADSAIESQPSSEGPPGTAHPPAPRPGPRPGPHPSLGSGNEDENEDEAGGEEDVDDEVFEASEGARPGSRMPLKSPVPFLPGTSPSADGPDSFSCVFEAILESHRAKGTSYTSLASLEALASPGPTQSPFFTFELPPQPPAPRPDPPAPAPLAPLEPDSGTSSAADGPWTQRGEEEEAEARAKLAPGREPPSPCHSEDSLGLGAAPLGSEPPLSQLVSDSDSELDSTERLALGSTDTLSNGQKADLEAAQRLAKRLYRLDGFRKADVARHLGKNNDFSKLVAGEYLKFFVFTGMTLDQALRVFLKELALMGETQERERVLAHFSQRYFQCNPEALSSEDGAHTLTCALMLLNTDLHGHNIGKRMTCGDFIGNLEGLNDGGDFPRELLKALYSSIKNEKLQWAMLQ from the exons ATGGCCCAGGGTGCCATGCGCTTCTGCTCGGAAGGCGACTGTGCCATCTCCCCACCACGATGCCCACGCCGCTGGCTCCCCGAAGGCCCGGTGCCCCAGAGCCCCCCAGCCAGCATGTATGGCAGCACAGGCTCCTTGCTACGGCGAGTGGCAGGTCCAGGTCCTCGAGGCCGGGAACTGGGACGTGTGACAGCACCCTGTACACCTCTGCGTGGCCCCCCCTCACCCCGTGTTGCTCCCTCACCCTGGGCACCCTCTTCACCCACTGGGCAGCCCCCACCCGGGGCCCAGAGCTCCGTGGTCATCTTCCGCTTTGTGGAGAAGGCCAGTGTGAGGCCACTGAATGGGCTACCTGCTCCAGGAGGCTTGAGTCGGAGCTGGGATCTGGGTGGGGTTTCTCCTCCCAGGCCCACTCCAGCCCTTGGGCCTGGCTCCAACCGGAAGTTACGGCTGGAAGCATCCACATCAGACCCACTCCCCGCCAGAGGAGGCTCGGCCCTACCTGGCAGCCGGAACCTTGTACATGGGCCGCCAGCCCCACCCCAGGTTGGAGCAGATGGCCTTTACTCCTCTCTCCCCAATGGGCTGGGGGGCCCCCCTGAGCGCCTGGCCACACTCTTTGGAGGACCTGCTGACACTGGATTCCTGAACCAG GGGGATACCTGGTCCTCCCCCCGGGAAGTCTCCTCTCATGCCCAGAGAATCGCTAGAGCCAAATGGGAATTCTTCTATGGCTCCTTGGACCCCCCCAGCTCAG GTGCTAAGCCCCCAGAGCAGGCCCCCCCATCTCCACCTGGGGTGGGCTCAAGGCAGGGCTCTGGGGTAGCTGTGGGGCGAGCAGCCAAGTACTCTGAGACAGACCTGGACACGGTGCCCCTGAGGTGCTACCGCGAGACTGACATTGATGAGGTGCTGGCTGAACGGGAGGAGGCCGACTCGGCCATCGAAAGTCAGCCCAGCTCTGAGGGCCCACCAGGCACTGCCCACCCACCTGCCCCACGGCCCGGCCCACGCCCTGGCCCTCATCCCAGCCTCGGCAGTGGCAATGAGGATGAGAACGAGGATGAGGCAGGCGGGGAAGAAGATGTGGACGACGAGGTGTTTGAAGCCTCTGAAGGGGCCCG GCCAGGGAGCCGGATGCCTCTCAAGTCGCCTGTGCCCTTTCTACCTGGGACCAGCCCCTCGGCTGATGGGCCTGACTCTTTCAGTTGTGTGTTCGAAGCCATCCTGGAGTCACACCGGGCCAAAGGCACCTCCTATACCAGCCTCGCCTCGCTGGAGGCCTTGGCCTCACCTGGCCCAACCCAGAGCCCCTTCTTCACCTTTGAGCTGCCTCCCCAACCCCCTGCCCCCCGGCCCGACCCACCAGCTCCTGCCCCACTTGCCCCTCTTGAACCGGATTCTGGTACCAGCTCTGCTGCTGATGGTCcttggacacagagaggggaggaggaggaggcagaggccagagccaAGCTGGCCCCAGGGAGGGAGCCCCCTAGTCCCTGCCACTCAGAGGACAGCCTTGGGCTGGGGGCAGCACCCCTTGGCAG CGAACCACCCCTGAGCCAGCTGGTGTCTGACTCAGACTCAGAGCTGGACAGCACAGAGCGGCTGGCCCTGGGAAGCACAGACACCTTGTCCAATGGGCAGAAAGCGGACCTGGAGGCTGCGCAGCGCCTGGCCAAGAGGCTGTACCGACTAGATGGCTTCAGGAAGGCCGATGTGGCCCGGCACCTGGGCAAGAA CAACGACTTCAGCAAACTGGTGGCTGGGGAGTACCTCAAGTTCTTTGTCTTCACGGGCATGACTCTGGACCAAGCTCTCAG ggtGTTTCTGAAGGAGCTGGCCTTAATGGGTGAGACCCAGGAACGAGAGCGCGTGCTGGCCCACTTCTCCCAGCGATACTTCCAGTGCAATCCTGAAGCCCTGTCCTCAGAGG ACGGCGCCCACACGCTGACCTGTGCGCTCATGCTGCTCAACACGGATCTCCACGGCCAC AACATCGGGAAGCGCATGACCTGCGGGGACTTCATCGGGAACCTGGAGGGCCTCAATGATGGCGGCGACTTCCCTAGGGAGCTGCTCAAG GCCTTGTACAGCTCCATCAAGAATGAgaagctgcagtgggccat GCTCCAATAG
- the FBXL15 gene encoding F-box/LRR-repeat protein 15, with product MEPSGREQEPGAIRLLDLPWEDVLLPHVLNRVPLRQLLRLQRVSRAFRALVQLHLAGLRRFDAAQVGPQIPRAALARLLRDAEGLQELALAPCHEWLSDEDLVPVLARNPQLRSVALGGCGQLSRRALGALAEGCPRLQRLSLAHCDWVDGLALRGLADRCPALEELDLTACRQLKDEAIVYLAQRRGAGLRSLSLAVNANVGDAAVQELARNCPELQHLDLTGCLRVGSDGVRTLAEYCPALRSLRVRHCHHVAESSLSRLRKRGVDIDVEPPLHQALVLLQDMAGFAPFVNLQV from the exons ATGGAGCCGTCCGGAAGGGAGCAAGAGCCCGGAGCCATCAG GCtcctggacctgccctgggaaGACGTGCTGCTCCCACACGTCCTGAACCGGGTCCCGCTGCGCCAGCTGCTCCGGCTGCAGCGCGTTAGCCGGGCCTTCCGGGCGCTGGTGCAGCTTCACCTGGCCGGGCTGCGTCGCTTCGATGCCGCGCAG GTGGGTCCGCAGATCCCGCGGGccgcattggccaggctgctgcgGGATGCCGAGGGGCTGCAGGAGCTGGCGCTGGCGCCGTGTCACGAATGGCTGTCAGACGAGGACCTGGTGCCGGTGCTGGCGCGGAATCCGCAGCTGCGGAGTGTGGCGCTGGGCGGCTGCGGGCAACTGAGTCGCCGGGCGCTTGGGGCGCTGGCCGAGGGCTGCCCACGCCTGCAGCGCTTGTCGCTCGCGCACTGTGACTGGGTGGACGGCCTGGCGCTGCGCGGCCTCGCTGATCGCTGCCCGGCCCTGGAGGAGCTCGATCTCACCGCCTGCCGCCAGCTCAAGGACGAGGCCATCGTGTACCTGGCGCAGAGGCGCGGCGCTGGTCTCCGCAGCCTCTCTCTGGCCGTCAACGCCAACGTGGGGGACGCCGCGGTTCAAGAGTTGGCCCGGAACTGCCCAGAACTCCAGCACCTTGACCTCACCGGCTGCCTCCGCGTCGGAAGCGACGGTGTCAG GACATTGGCCGAGTACTGCCCCGCGCTGCGCTCGCTGCGGGTGCGGCACTGCCACCATGTGGCGGAGTCCAGCCTGAGCCGCTTGCGGAAGCGCGGCGTGGACATCGACGTGGAGCCGCCGCTGCACCAGGCCCTGGTGCTGCTGCAGGATATGGCGGGCTTCGCACCTTTTGTCAACCTGCAGGTCTGA
- the CUEDC2 gene encoding CUE domain-containing protein 2 — MELERIVSAALLAFVQTHLPEADLSGLDEVIFSYVLGVLEDLGPSGPSEENFDMDAFTEMMEAYVPGFAHIPRGTIGDMMQKLSGQLSDARNKENLQPQSSGVQGQVPISPEPLQRPEMLKEETRSSAAAAAAAADIQDEATGAEEELLPGVDVLLEVFPTCSVEQAQWVLAKARGDLEEAVQMLVEGKEEGPAAWEGPNQDLPRRLRGPQKDELKSFILQKYMMVDSAEDQKIHRPMAPKEAPKKLIRYIDNQVVSTKGERFKDVRNPEAEEMKATYINLKPARKYRFH; from the exons ATGGAGCTGGAGAGGATCGTCAGTGCAGCCCTCCTTGCCTTTGTCCAGACGCACCTCCCGGAGGCCGACCTCAG TGGCTTGGATGAGGTCATCTTCTCCTATGTGCTTGGGGTCCTGGAGGACCTGGGCCCCTCGGGCCCATCAGAGGAGAACTTCGATATGGATGCTTTCACTGAGATGATGGAGGCCTATGTGCCTGGCTTTGCCCACATTCCCAG GGGCACAATAGGGGACATGATGCAGAAGCTCTCAGGGCAGCTGAGTGATGCCAGGAACAAAG AGAACCTGCAACCGCAGAGCTCTGGTGTCCAAGGTCAGGTGCCCATCTCCCCAGAGCCCCTGCAGCGGCCTGAAATGCTCAAAGAAGAGACTAggtcttctgctgctgctgctgctgctgctgcagacaTCCAAGATGAG GCAACTGGTGCTGAGGAGGAGCTTCTGCCAGGGGTGGATGTACTCCTGGAGGTGTTCCCTACCTGTTCGGTGGAGCAGGCCCAGTGGGTGCTGGCCAAAGCTCGGGGGGACTTGGAAGAAGCTGTGCAGATGCTGGtagagggaaaggaagaggggCCTGCAGCCTGGGAGGGCCCCAACCAG GACCTGCCCAGACGCCTCAGAGGCCCCCAAAAGGATGAGCTGAAGTCCTTCATCCTGCAGAA GTACATGATGGTGGATAGCGCAGAGGATCAGAAGATTCACCGGCCCATGGCTCCCAAGGAG GCCCCCAAGAAGCTGATCCGATACATCGACAACCAGGTAGTGAGCACCAAAGGGGAGCGATTCAAAGATGTGCGGAACCCTGAGGCCGAGGAGATGAAGGCCACATACATCAACCTCAAGCCGGCCAGAAAGTACCGCTTCCATTGA